The proteins below come from a single Dinghuibacter silviterrae genomic window:
- a CDS encoding DUF1015 domain-containing protein, with protein sequence MAIIAPFKALRPQAQYARQVASKPYDVLNSKEAKVEAQGNPNSFLHVTKSEIDLPEGTDIHSAEVYAKAKENLYAFLQREVVFQEAKPCYYIYQLVMNGRSQTGLVCVSSIQDYTTGQIKKHELTRPEKELDRINHIKTTGAQTGNVFLAYRDIPAVSHLVGKWISEKTPVYDFEADDQVRHTVWVINDEPVIAQITALFGQPSICTYIADGHHRAASAAKVRSELSTTPTEASAYFLTTLFPSSQLHIMDYNRVVKDLNGLSEAAFLERLGESFTITPSTSAVAPGFLHEFGMYLGGKWYTLQAKPGTYKNDPIGVLDVTVLQERLLAPILGIDDPRTNTRIDFVGGIRGLGELESRVNSGEMAVAFSLHPVTIEQLFDIADSGQVMPPKSTWFEPKLRDGLLTHLIY encoded by the coding sequence AAAGCACTTAGACCCCAGGCGCAGTATGCCCGGCAAGTCGCCTCAAAGCCCTACGACGTATTGAACTCCAAAGAGGCGAAGGTGGAGGCGCAGGGGAATCCCAATTCTTTCCTGCACGTCACCAAGTCGGAGATAGACCTGCCGGAAGGCACGGACATTCATTCCGCGGAAGTCTATGCAAAGGCCAAGGAGAACCTGTATGCCTTTTTGCAAAGGGAGGTCGTTTTCCAGGAGGCAAAACCCTGTTATTACATTTACCAGCTCGTGATGAACGGCCGCAGCCAGACGGGTCTGGTGTGCGTCAGCAGCATCCAGGACTATACGACGGGACAGATCAAGAAACACGAACTCACCAGGCCCGAAAAGGAGCTGGACCGGATCAACCATATCAAGACGACCGGTGCGCAGACGGGGAATGTGTTCTTAGCCTACAGGGACATCCCGGCGGTCAGCCACCTGGTCGGGAAGTGGATCTCGGAAAAGACGCCGGTTTATGACTTCGAGGCTGACGACCAGGTGCGGCATACGGTCTGGGTGATCAATGACGAACCGGTCATCGCGCAGATCACGGCCCTTTTTGGCCAGCCTTCCATCTGTACCTATATCGCCGACGGTCATCACCGCGCGGCATCCGCCGCCAAGGTGCGCTCGGAACTAAGCACGACGCCTACAGAGGCCTCGGCGTATTTCCTGACTACGCTCTTCCCCTCCAGCCAGCTCCACATCATGGACTACAACCGCGTTGTCAAGGACCTGAATGGTTTGAGCGAAGCCGCTTTCCTGGAACGTCTGGGCGAATCTTTTACCATCACACCCTCTACCTCCGCCGTGGCGCCCGGTTTCTTGCACGAGTTCGGCATGTATCTTGGAGGCAAATGGTATACGTTGCAGGCAAAACCGGGTACCTACAAAAACGATCCGATCGGCGTCCTGGACGTGACCGTCCTACAGGAGCGCCTGCTGGCGCCCATCCTCGGGATCGATGATCCCAGGACCAATACCCGGATCGATTTCGTGGGGGGCATCCGCGGCCTGGGCGAACTCGAATCCAGGGTCAACAGCGGTGAGATGGCCGTCGCCTTTAGCCTGCACCCCGTCACCATCGAACAGCTTTTTGACATCGCCGACAGCGGCCAGGTGATGCCGCCCAAAAGCACCTGGTTCGAACCAAAGCTCCGGGACGGTCTGTTGACGCATTTGATTTATTAA
- a CDS encoding tetratricopeptide repeat protein, protein MNILRSGMLFGLLVAGFSLRAQSVKEELETGNSLMQGGDFSNAIAVLSKAHSQEPGNLEVVKSLAFSYYLSKDYTKALDVIKPMIDGDGGDDACFQIAGNIYVSLAQNKEAEKLYRKALKKFPDSGPLYADFGIFLGSLAEGPDAIRIWEQGIEADPSYPGNYYYASKYYYTVDLTWSILYGEVFVNMESLTRRTPEIKALLLDSYKKIFSKDEYLNPLVDRKGRPVNEFENDVRATLRANASALGGGINEESLTALRSRFVLDWFSKYATQFPYRLFDYQRQLLQQGMFTAYNQWIFGSAEDEKTYNSWVSAHNDEFNTYYGFARGRVFKIPKGQYYQTKEKE, encoded by the coding sequence ATGAATATACTGAGGTCCGGGATGTTGTTCGGGCTGTTGGTGGCGGGGTTTTCCCTGCGCGCCCAAAGCGTAAAGGAGGAGTTGGAAACGGGGAATTCCCTGATGCAGGGAGGTGACTTTTCCAACGCGATCGCCGTGTTGTCAAAAGCCCATAGCCAGGAACCCGGAAACCTGGAGGTGGTCAAAAGCCTGGCATTTTCCTACTATCTGTCAAAGGACTATACCAAGGCACTGGACGTGATCAAGCCGATGATCGACGGGGACGGTGGGGACGATGCGTGTTTCCAGATCGCCGGGAATATTTATGTGTCGCTTGCCCAAAACAAGGAGGCCGAGAAACTGTATAGAAAAGCCCTCAAAAAATTCCCCGACTCCGGGCCATTGTATGCCGACTTCGGGATCTTCCTCGGCAGCCTCGCCGAAGGACCGGACGCGATCAGGATTTGGGAGCAGGGGATAGAGGCCGATCCGAGCTATCCCGGGAACTATTACTATGCCTCCAAATACTATTATACCGTAGACCTGACCTGGAGCATCCTTTATGGAGAGGTCTTCGTAAATATGGAAAGCCTGACCCGGCGCACCCCGGAGATCAAGGCCCTGTTGCTGGACAGCTATAAGAAAATATTTTCCAAGGACGAATACCTGAATCCCCTCGTCGACAGGAAAGGGCGCCCCGTCAACGAGTTTGAAAATGACGTCCGGGCTACCTTACGCGCCAACGCCTCGGCCCTGGGCGGTGGGATCAACGAAGAATCCCTGACCGCCCTGCGCAGCAGGTTTGTCCTCGACTGGTTTAGCAAATATGCCACCCAGTTCCCCTACCGGTTGTTCGACTACCAAAGACAGCTCCTGCAACAGGGGATGTTCACTGCCTACAACCAGTGGATCTTTGGCAGCGCAGAGGATGAAAAGACCTATAACAGCTGGGTAAGCGCCCACAACGACGAGTTCAATACGTACTACGGTTTTGCGCGGGGAAGGGTATTTAAGATACCGAAGGGGCAGTATTACCAAACAAAAGAAAAAGAGTAA
- a CDS encoding AMP-dependent synthetase/ligase produces the protein MLNARTRLFDSLDIQLERFHKPNMLAAKEEGRWKTYATSEIKDLVDRLSLGLLRLGVSGHDMTPERQDKIAIISNNRPEWVVTDLAVQQVGAVLTPIYPTTNPVELEFILQDAQVKYMFVNNQEQLDKVRALQPRVPSLQKIFTFDPVSGADHWEVLLDGGLLEDKARLQTIKDGIHPDHLATIIYTSGTTGTPKGVMLSHRNIVSNVIMAKESFPFPDAPETKVLSFLPLNHIFERCVTYIYLFSGISIYYAESMDTIAANLREISPDGFTTVPRLLEKVYERIMATAHELKGIKKTLFFWALRLGEKYDNRDPGSFGYRIQLALANKLIFSKWRAALGNNISFIVTGGAACQERLLRIFNAGRVPVYEGYGPTEHSPVISVNRRAPEGLTKFGSVGPVINGTELKLAEDGEICVKSPSVMMGYYKRPDLTAEVIIDGWLHTGDIGILEEGTFLKITDRKKELFKTSGGKYVAPQAVEGKMKDSPYIEQVMVVGPERKFVGALIVPSFTSLKKWCVANGVPFDTNEAVVREPRVLALFQEEVERCNQTLNHIEQVKKFELLPHEWTVDKGEMTPKLSMKRKVITEHYATVIERIYAEV, from the coding sequence ATGCTGAATGCCCGAACCCGATTGTTTGACAGCCTGGACATCCAACTGGAGCGTTTTCATAAACCCAACATGCTGGCCGCCAAGGAAGAAGGCCGCTGGAAAACCTACGCTACCTCGGAGATCAAAGACCTCGTGGACCGGTTGAGCCTGGGGCTCCTTCGCTTAGGCGTGAGCGGTCACGACATGACCCCGGAAAGGCAGGACAAGATCGCCATCATCAGCAACAACCGGCCCGAATGGGTCGTCACCGACCTGGCCGTCCAACAGGTGGGCGCGGTCCTCACCCCCATCTATCCCACGACCAATCCCGTGGAGCTGGAATTTATCCTCCAGGACGCCCAGGTCAAATACATGTTTGTCAACAACCAGGAGCAGCTTGATAAGGTCCGCGCGCTTCAACCCCGGGTGCCGTCGCTGCAAAAGATCTTTACCTTCGACCCGGTATCCGGGGCGGACCATTGGGAGGTGCTTCTCGATGGCGGCCTTTTGGAAGACAAAGCCCGTCTTCAAACGATAAAGGACGGCATACACCCCGATCACCTGGCCACCATCATTTACACGTCCGGCACGACCGGTACGCCCAAGGGCGTCATGCTCAGCCACCGGAACATCGTCTCCAACGTGATCATGGCGAAGGAAAGCTTCCCTTTTCCCGACGCACCCGAGACAAAGGTCCTGAGCTTTCTCCCCCTCAACCATATTTTCGAGCGCTGTGTGACCTATATCTATCTCTTTAGCGGGATCAGCATCTATTACGCCGAGAGCATGGATACCATTGCCGCCAATCTCCGGGAGATCAGCCCCGATGGTTTTACGACTGTCCCCCGTCTCCTGGAAAAAGTATACGAGCGCATCATGGCGACGGCCCACGAATTAAAAGGGATCAAAAAGACGTTGTTCTTCTGGGCGCTCCGGCTCGGGGAAAAGTATGACAACCGGGACCCGGGCTCTTTTGGCTACCGCATCCAGCTGGCCCTGGCGAACAAACTCATTTTCTCCAAGTGGCGCGCCGCCCTGGGAAACAACATCAGCTTTATCGTCACCGGCGGCGCCGCCTGCCAGGAGCGTCTCCTGAGGATCTTCAACGCGGGGCGCGTCCCGGTGTATGAAGGCTACGGCCCCACCGAACACAGCCCGGTGATCAGCGTCAACCGCCGCGCACCGGAAGGCCTCACCAAATTTGGCTCCGTGGGACCCGTCATCAATGGCACAGAGCTAAAGCTGGCCGAAGACGGCGAGATCTGCGTCAAATCCCCCAGCGTGATGATGGGCTATTACAAACGCCCTGACCTCACCGCCGAAGTCATCATCGACGGCTGGCTGCACACCGGAGACATCGGTATCCTGGAAGAAGGAACATTCCTAAAGATCACCGACCGCAAAAAAGAGCTTTTCAAAACCAGCGGCGGCAAGTACGTAGCGCCCCAGGCGGTGGAAGGCAAAATGAAGGACAGCCCCTATATCGAACAGGTCATGGTCGTTGGGCCGGAGCGAAAGTTCGTGGGGGCGTTGATTGTTCCCTCTTTTACTTCCCTAAAAAAATGGTGTGTCGCAAACGGGGTGCCCTTCGACACCAACGAAGCCGTTGTCAGAGAACCGCGTGTGCTGGCGCTTTTCCAGGAAGAGGTCGAGCGTTGCAACCAGACCCTGAACCATATCGAGCAGGTGAAGAAATTCGAATTGCTTCCGCACGAGTGGACGGTCGACAAAGGGGAAATGACGCCGAAGCTGAGTATGAAGCGGAAAGTCATCACCGAGCATTATGCGACGGTGATCGAGCGCATTTATGCCGAAGTTTAG
- the cydB gene encoding cytochrome d ubiquinol oxidase subunit II translates to MATFLGLDYATWWYLVVGASFSGYAILDGFDLGAGAIHLFFNKEESRRTALNAIGPVWDGNEVWLVIGGGALFAGFPKVYAAVFSAFYIPFMVFLVALITRAISIEFRSKEPMLWWRKAWDICYCGSSILVTFALGLILGNCLLGLPIDKNGVYQGGVFDFLNPYAVMVGVTTLALFMMHGAIYLVMKTEKRLYTKLTIIVKNMTIFFVICILLLSFYTILYIPHLSHQIKSHVWLFGVPVIMVLAIANVTRSISKQQYLKAFFSSALTISLLLVIVAIELYPNLVLSSLNEDWNLTVHNASSSEKTLRILLTIAAIGVPLVASYTTFVFWTFKGKVKLDEMSY, encoded by the coding sequence ATGGCAACATTCCTGGGACTTGACTATGCCACCTGGTGGTACCTCGTCGTGGGCGCCTCCTTCTCCGGGTACGCGATCCTGGACGGTTTTGACCTGGGCGCGGGCGCCATCCACCTGTTCTTTAACAAGGAGGAAAGCAGGAGGACGGCCCTCAACGCCATCGGCCCCGTCTGGGACGGGAACGAAGTGTGGCTGGTGATCGGCGGGGGCGCTTTGTTTGCGGGTTTTCCAAAGGTGTACGCCGCGGTTTTCTCGGCCTTTTATATCCCCTTTATGGTCTTTCTTGTCGCCCTCATCACCCGTGCGATCTCGATAGAGTTCCGGAGCAAGGAGCCGATGTTATGGTGGCGCAAGGCCTGGGATATCTGTTATTGCGGGTCCAGCATCCTGGTGACGTTTGCGCTGGGGCTGATCTTAGGAAACTGTCTGCTGGGATTGCCGATCGACAAGAACGGGGTCTACCAGGGCGGGGTGTTTGACTTTCTGAATCCCTATGCGGTGATGGTGGGGGTCACGACGTTGGCGCTCTTTATGATGCACGGGGCGATCTACCTGGTCATGAAGACCGAAAAACGGCTGTATACAAAACTGACGATCATCGTCAAGAACATGACCATTTTCTTTGTGATCTGTATCCTGTTGTTAAGCTTTTATACGATCCTGTATATCCCCCATCTTTCCCACCAGATCAAATCCCATGTGTGGCTTTTTGGCGTGCCGGTGATCATGGTGCTGGCGATCGCAAACGTCACCCGGAGCATCTCCAAACAGCAGTACCTGAAGGCCTTTTTTTCGTCAGCCCTGACGATCAGCCTGCTCCTGGTGATTGTCGCGATAGAGTTGTATCCCAACCTGGTGTTGTCCAGCTTAAATGAGGATTGGAACCTGACGGTGCACAACGCCTCCTCTTCCGAAAAGACCTTGCGGATCCTTCTGACGATCGCGGCCATCGGGGTGCCGCTGGTGGCGTCTTACACGACGTTTGTGTTCTGGACCTTTAAGGGGAAGGTAAAGCTGGATGAAATGAGCTACTAA
- a CDS encoding cytochrome ubiquinol oxidase subunit I, producing MSVEILSRIQFAFTISFHYIYPPLSIGLGLVMVCMEGMYLKTGNKLYETMTKFYTRIFALIFGIGVATGIVMEFEFGTNWAVYSKYVGDVFGSALSAEGIFAFALESGFLGILLFGWNRVKPRTHFLATVMVTLGSMFSAIWIVVANSWQQTPAGFHIVGSGMDARAEITDFWAMVFNPSSIDRVLHVWVGAFLAGSFLVLSISAWYLLHKKYIEFAKSSFKIALVIAFLSSWAQLFIGDRSAKVVAHYQPAKLAAMEGHFDTSAPAPMYLFGWVDQQHEQTHGLSIPGGLSFLTYGDFHAPVQGLRATPIGDRPGQVNGVFQVYHLMITLGTLMILLTTVAAFWLRRDTLFDKPWVLRIFVWSVLLPQLANQAGWFTAEMGRQPWVVYGLLRTSAALSEAVKAGQVIFSLILFVLVYIGLFALFVFLLNRKITHGPNWAAEEMHSSMHRDMAEHFGPTGETAGH from the coding sequence ATGAGCGTCGAAATATTGTCCAGGATACAGTTTGCCTTCACGATTTCTTTCCATTATATCTATCCACCTTTAAGCATTGGCCTCGGCCTGGTCATGGTATGCATGGAGGGCATGTACCTGAAAACGGGTAACAAGCTCTACGAGACCATGACAAAATTCTATACGCGCATCTTCGCCCTCATTTTCGGGATCGGGGTGGCGACGGGGATCGTCATGGAATTCGAGTTCGGCACGAACTGGGCGGTCTATTCGAAATACGTGGGGGATGTGTTTGGGAGCGCGTTGTCGGCGGAAGGGATTTTTGCTTTTGCGTTGGAATCCGGGTTTCTGGGTATCCTTTTGTTTGGGTGGAACCGCGTAAAGCCCCGGACGCACTTCCTGGCCACCGTCATGGTGACGCTGGGGTCGATGTTTTCGGCGATCTGGATCGTGGTGGCGAATTCCTGGCAACAAACTCCGGCGGGTTTTCACATCGTGGGATCGGGGATGGATGCCCGGGCGGAGATCACGGACTTCTGGGCCATGGTGTTTAATCCTTCATCGATCGATCGTGTGCTGCACGTCTGGGTCGGCGCCTTCCTGGCGGGGTCCTTTCTCGTGCTGAGCATCAGCGCGTGGTATCTGCTGCACAAAAAATACATCGAGTTTGCCAAGTCTTCCTTCAAGATCGCTTTGGTCATTGCCTTTTTGTCGTCCTGGGCGCAGCTTTTTATCGGTGACCGGTCGGCAAAGGTGGTGGCGCACTACCAGCCGGCCAAACTCGCGGCCATGGAAGGCCATTTCGACACCAGCGCCCCGGCGCCGATGTACCTGTTTGGCTGGGTGGACCAGCAACACGAACAAACCCACGGTCTGAGCATACCGGGCGGGTTGAGCTTCCTGACATACGGTGACTTTCACGCGCCGGTTCAGGGGTTGAGGGCCACACCAATCGGGGACAGACCCGGTCAGGTCAACGGCGTTTTTCAGGTGTATCACCTGATGATCACGCTGGGGACCCTGATGATCCTGCTGACCACCGTCGCTGCTTTTTGGCTGAGACGGGATACGCTTTTTGACAAGCCCTGGGTTCTGCGCATTTTCGTCTGGTCGGTGCTTCTTCCGCAACTGGCGAACCAGGCGGGGTGGTTCACGGCGGAGATGGGTCGCCAGCCATGGGTGGTTTATGGGCTGTTAAGGACGTCGGCCGCGCTTTCAGAGGCAGTGAAGGCGGGGCAGGTTATTTTCTCCCTGATTCTATTTGTCCTGGTGTATATAGGGTTGTTCGCCTTGTTCGTGTTCCTGTTGAACCGTAAGATCACACACGGACCGAATTGGGCGGCAGAGGAAATGCACAGTTCCATGCACCGGGATATGGCGGAGCACTTCGGGCCGACGGGCGAAACAGCCGGACACTAA
- a CDS encoding BamA/TamA family outer membrane protein, which yields MKRSTLLYLFLTLFTGTGAFGQTGDTAARFQKDTTTNRKGADTIPEAAYFRSQRDLIDLFLIITGRNPDKRLLKKEGQSPRLHISAAPAIQYSLETGLGVNFTGNAGFYLVRDSETNLSSVLASVTGTQNQQLICPIQSSIWTKDNKYNFVGDWRYMEFPEKTYGLGGHTTDADAVDLNYNYLRFYQYILRKVAKDFFIGPGYQLDIHYDIQQLNLSPGEVTPFDAYGYKSSSYSSGVALDVLYDTRKNSINPEGGSFYGNLVVRQNLTFLGSDQDWNSVLVDVRKYFSVGHKNNVLAFWSFDWFTLSGKPPYLDLPSTAWDTYDNTGRGYVQSRFRGKSLLDLEGEFRFGILNDGLLGGVIFANCQSVSDPGTGQFNVFWPGAGAGLRIKFNKFSKTNICVDYGFGLNGSNGLFLNLGEVF from the coding sequence ATGAAAAGATCGACATTACTATACCTCTTTCTGACCTTGTTTACCGGCACGGGGGCCTTCGGGCAGACCGGAGACACGGCAGCACGGTTTCAGAAGGACACGACCACAAACCGTAAAGGCGCCGACACCATCCCCGAAGCAGCCTATTTCCGCTCTCAACGGGACCTGATCGACCTTTTTCTCATCATCACGGGCAGAAATCCGGACAAACGTCTGTTAAAAAAAGAAGGCCAATCACCCCGGTTGCACATCTCAGCGGCGCCCGCCATCCAGTATTCGCTGGAAACGGGGTTAGGGGTCAACTTTACCGGAAATGCAGGGTTTTACCTGGTGCGGGATAGCGAAACCAACCTGTCCTCGGTACTGGCGTCGGTAACGGGTACGCAGAACCAGCAGTTGATCTGCCCGATACAGTCCTCGATCTGGACAAAGGACAACAAGTATAATTTCGTGGGGGACTGGCGATACATGGAATTCCCCGAAAAGACCTATGGGCTGGGCGGTCATACAACGGACGCCGACGCCGTGGACCTCAATTACAACTACCTCCGGTTTTACCAGTACATCCTTCGGAAAGTGGCAAAGGACTTTTTTATCGGGCCGGGGTACCAACTCGACATTCACTATGACATACAGCAGTTGAACCTTAGCCCCGGAGAGGTGACACCTTTTGACGCCTACGGATACAAGTCTTCCTCCTATTCTTCGGGGGTAGCGCTGGATGTGCTGTACGACACCCGGAAAAACTCGATCAACCCGGAAGGGGGTTCTTTTTACGGGAACCTGGTCGTCCGGCAGAACCTGACGTTTCTGGGGAGCGACCAGGACTGGAACTCGGTGTTGGTCGACGTCCGGAAATACTTTAGCGTGGGGCATAAGAACAACGTCCTGGCATTTTGGAGCTTTGACTGGTTCACGCTTTCGGGAAAGCCGCCTTACCTGGACCTGCCGAGTACGGCCTGGGATACCTACGACAATACCGGTCGCGGTTACGTGCAAAGCCGGTTCCGGGGAAAGTCGCTGCTGGACCTGGAAGGAGAATTCCGTTTCGGCATCCTGAACGACGGTTTGCTGGGCGGTGTAATTTTTGCCAATTGTCAGTCGGTGTCCGACCCGGGAACGGGCCAGTTTAATGTCTTCTGGCCCGGCGCAGGCGCGGGTCTCCGGATCAAATTCAACAAATTTTCCAAAACCAATATCTGCGTCGACTACGGCTTTGGGTTAAACGGGTCGAACGGGTTATTTCTAAATCTCGGAGAGGTTTTCTAA
- a CDS encoding MFS transporter, with translation MIGMDPAWQQPTGAKRLDEKNKKAATLVSFLLIPLSGLITDIYIPSMPHMAQDLHRSEGAIQMTLSLFLISYGLAQFVTGSLIDSFGRFRLTLVSLAIFVLSNLVIVGTQHLEVIYAMRIVQGITTGFIVVAKRAFFVDVYEGEERKHYLSMMSIVWSSAPVLAPFAGGYLQQYFNWQSNFYVLAGYGILMLCLEWAFSGETVPAYRPLKWSSIVHDYSIMLRSRTFNYGLWMCGLCYGTTMIFGLVGSFIIEHRMHYSSVVAGYGALMMGLAWMCGGLLGKATIKKTFLPKLRLSNAVQLAVILAMIASAGFVSNLYTLIAFAFLAHVCVGFIFNNYFAYLLGRFPQMAGLASGLSGGANFLITAFSSYAVVGIFHPQSQQMLGYGYLVMGVLMCIILQVLLRRERV, from the coding sequence ATGATCGGAATGGACCCCGCATGGCAGCAACCAACAGGCGCAAAAAGACTAGATGAAAAAAACAAAAAGGCGGCCACCCTTGTCTCCTTCTTATTAATCCCCTTATCGGGTCTCATCACGGACATCTATATCCCGTCCATGCCGCACATGGCGCAGGACCTTCATCGATCGGAGGGCGCCATCCAGATGACCCTTTCCTTGTTTTTGATCAGCTATGGCCTGGCTCAGTTCGTGACCGGGAGCCTGATCGACAGCTTTGGGCGGTTTCGTTTGACGTTGGTGTCGCTGGCCATATTCGTGCTGAGCAATTTGGTCATCGTTGGAACGCAACACCTGGAGGTCATCTATGCCATGCGGATCGTGCAGGGGATCACGACCGGCTTTATCGTGGTGGCGAAAAGGGCTTTTTTTGTAGACGTCTATGAAGGCGAGGAGCGCAAACATTACCTGAGCATGATGTCGATCGTGTGGTCTTCCGCCCCGGTACTGGCGCCTTTTGCGGGCGGGTATCTGCAACAATACTTTAACTGGCAGTCTAACTTTTATGTACTGGCGGGATATGGGATATTGATGCTGTGTCTGGAGTGGGCATTTTCGGGCGAAACGGTGCCGGCCTACCGCCCGCTGAAGTGGTCTTCCATTGTGCATGATTATTCGATCATGCTGCGCAGCCGTACCTTTAATTACGGATTATGGATGTGCGGTTTGTGTTATGGGACCACGATGATCTTCGGGTTGGTAGGTTCGTTTATCATCGAGCACCGGATGCACTACTCCTCCGTGGTGGCAGGGTATGGTGCCTTGATGATGGGACTGGCGTGGATGTGTGGCGGTCTCCTGGGGAAAGCGACGATAAAAAAGACTTTTCTTCCCAAACTGCGGTTGAGCAATGCCGTTCAATTGGCGGTGATACTGGCTATGATCGCCAGTGCCGGTTTCGTATCGAACCTGTACACGTTGATCGCCTTTGCCTTCCTGGCGCACGTGTGCGTGGGTTTTATCTTCAACAATTATTTCGCCTACCTGCTGGGGAGGTTTCCGCAAATGGCGGGGCTGGCCAGTGGGCTGAGCGGCGGCGCCAACTTCCTGATCACGGCCTTTAGCAGCTATGCCGTGGTGGGCATTTTCCATCCCCAGTCGCAGCAGATGCTGGGGTATGGCTACCTGGTCATGGGAGTGCTGATGTGTATCATTTTGCAGGTGTTGCTGCGGCGGGAGCGGGTATAA